From the Debaryomyces hansenii CBS767 chromosome F complete sequence genome, the window GATGAGTATGATTACATAAACAATGCAAACAAGCCACTACATAAGAACAAGCCATTTGAGTCCCAGGTATTCAGGTATGGCCAGCACTTATAGCTCATGGATGTCACAGATTTGACATATTCCATTAAAAAGTAATGGGAAGAGTAGAAAAGGTGACATGGCATAGAGTcataaattattacaaaaaatGCAGTGGAAATCGTTCTCTGCATttgtttatcaataatcGGCATTTGCGATCAGATTGAGTTACAGTAATATTCATTCAACATGAATTATCAACTAAAGAaacataattattatacaacTTATCAAATAACACTTAATATAAACCATTAACGTTATCGACAACACAGGCAGGTGCGTTCTCGGCCTTTTCTATTAATTGACCAATAATAACAGGGTCTTCGCCTGCCTTGGTAAGGTTAGCGATGATTTTATCGACGTTTTCAGACTTAGCAATTAATACCATACCAATACCTACATTGAAGGTTTTCAACAAATCTTCGAATGGAACGTTACCTTGCTTACCGAACcacttgaaaatttctGGAACTTCCCATTTGCTCAAGTCAACCTTAGCTTGCAAGTTTTTTGGTAATGCTCTTGGGATGTTTTCAACAAGACCACCCCCAGTGATGTGGGCCAAACCAAGCAACAAACCTTCGCTTAAAGAAGAGAGTAATTGCTTAACATAGATCCTTGTTGGAACTAAAAGTTCTTCACCAATAGTCTTTCCGTTCTTGGACCATGGTGCAATAGACTTATAGTTGAATTCTTCGGAGGATTCAATTATGTGACGAACTAACGAGAATCCATTGGAATGGACCCCGTCAGACTTTAAACCAATCAATACATTGCCTTCACCCATTTGGTCTAATTTTGGTAAAATGCTTGATTTGGAAACAGCCCCAACAGAAGTACCGTTGGTATCATAATGGCCTTCATCATACATACCTGGCATTTCGGAAGTTTCACCACCAACTAAGGCACATCCAGCCTGGATACAACCATCAGCGACACCACTCACGAAGTCAGCAGCAATCTTGATATCTAACTTTCCTGTAGCAAAATAATCCAAGAAAATTAATGGCTCAGCACCTTGGACGACTAAATCGTTAACATTCATGGCAACTAAATCAATACCGACAGTGTTGTGGATCTCCATAATTTGGGCAACTCTCAATTTAGTACCGACACCGTCAGTAGCTGCAACCAATAATGTGTCATCGACATTGTACCCGGCTTTCTTTAAGTCGAACAATCCACCAAATCCACCGATGTCTGAATCGGCTCCAGATCTAGCAGTGGACTTAACCTTAGCTTTAATTTGTTCCACTAAGAGATTACCATTATCAACCGAGACACCTGCCTCAGCATAAGTAACTCCCTTCTTATTAGACGCCTTTTCCGCATCACGAAAGGCCCTATGAGCAATATCCTTACGgttatatttcttctcaAAAGAAACTTTCTCCACACCGGCGTAAGCTTTGTCAACAGATTCTCTTAAATCGCGTGCAATAGCAGTGGAAGCGATAACCCGGCCACCAGAAGTGACTATTTTACCATCCTTTTTATCAGTGCCTGCATGGAAAATAAACGTATCTTCTGGTAACGGTTCCTTTATGGTAATTTCATCCCCCTTGTTGTAAGCATCTGGATAACCACCAGCAGCCATAACAACTGTAGTTGAAAACATATTTGGCTTAGTCTTAATGGTAACAGAATCTAATCTATGTTCAGCACTGGCCAACATAACTTCTGCTAAATCGGTATCATCAGATAACAATGGTAAAACAGTTTGAGTTTCTGGGTCACCAAATCTAACATTATATTCTAAAACCTTTGGTTCTTTAGTTGGACTTAACATAATACCAGTGAAAAGAACACCACACATTGGGAAACCATCCTTTCTCATACCATCAATAGTAGGCTTAATAACCtgttcatcaatttttcttaaAACTTCGGGAGTAGCAATTGGAGCTGGAGCGTATGCTCCCATACCACCAGTGTTCAAACCTTTATCACCATCACCAATTCTCTTGTGATCTTGTGCGGCTGgtaaattgaagaaagagtAACCATCACTAATGGttaatatagataattCATCACCTTCCAAGTATTCTTCGATGACAATTTCATCCCCAGCACTACCGAAGTTCTTGTTAACCATGATCTCGTCTAAACCAACCAAAGCTTCTTCCTTGGTTTCAGGGATTAAAACACCCTTACCACCAGCAATACCATCAGCCTTTAAGACCATTTTGTAGTCAATTGTTTCAACGTGCTTTTTGgcttcttcaaatgaagTGAAATTCTTAAATCTAGCAGTTGGAATATTGTGCTTGTCCATAAAAACCTTAGAAAAAGCTTTTGAGCCTTCCATCAATGCAGCCTTTGCTGAGGGACCGAAAACTGGAATACCAACCTTGGTGAATATGGAAGTAATTCCATCAACTAAGGGTTGTTCAGGGCCTGGAATAACCAAATTAATGTCATGTTCAACAGCAAATTTTTGTAAACCATCGAAATGCTTTGGAGATCCCGACAATTCAGGAACATTAGTGACCTTATCACTAATGGCAGTACCACCATTACCAGGAGCAACATATATTTGCTTAACAGTAGGTGATTGGGCTAATCTCCAAGTAATTGCATGTTCTCTACCACCGTTACCGATGATAAGGATATTTAAATTACCTTGAGATGACATTGTTCAGTTTCAGTTCTTTCTTCGAGAATATATTCTAAGTAGtgaaagaaagaatattttattcacGTTGTTGTACG encodes:
- a CDS encoding DEHA2F26070p (highly similar to uniprot|Q9HG45 Kluyveromyces lactis Purine biosynthetic pathway protein ADE5 7); this encodes MSSQGNLNILIIGNGGREHAITWRLAQSPTVKQIYVAPGNGGTAISDKVTNVPELSGSPKHFDGLQKFAVEHDINLVIPGPEQPLVDGITSIFTKVGIPVFGPSAKAALMEGSKAFSKVFMDKHNIPTARFKNFTSFEEAKKHVETIDYKMVLKADGIAGGKGVLIPETKEEALVGLDEIMVNKNFGSAGDEIVIEEYLEGDELSILTISDGYSFFNLPAAQDHKRIGDGDKGLNTGGMGAYAPAPIATPEVLRKIDEQVIKPTIDGMRKDGFPMCGVLFTGIMLSPTKEPKVLEYNVRFGDPETQTVLPLLSDDTDLAEVMLASAEHRLDSVTIKTKPNMFSTTVVMAAGGYPDAYNKGDEITIKEPLPEDTFIFHAGTDKKDGKIVTSGGRVIASTAIARDLRESVDKAYAGVEKVSFEKKYNRKDIAHRAFRDAEKASNKKGVTYAEAGVSVDNGNLLVEQIKAKVKSTARSGADSDIGGFGGLFDLKKAGYNVDDTLLVAATDGVGTKLRVAQIMEIHNTVGIDLVAMNVNDLVVQGAEPLIFLDYFATGKLDIKIAADFVSGVADGCIQAGCALVGGETSEMPGMYDEGHYDTNGTSVGAVSKSSILPKLDQMGEGNVLIGLKSDGVHSNGFSLVRHIIESSEEFNYKSIAPWSKNGKTIGEELLVPTRIYVKQLLSSLSEGLLLGLAHITGGGLVENIPRALPKNLQAKVDLSKWEVPEIFKWFGKQGNVPFEDLLKTFNVGIGMVLIAKSENVDKIIANLTKAGEDPVIIGQLIEKAENAPACVVDNVNGLY